The Cloacibacterium sp. TD35 region CCAGAAACGGTTTCTATTCCTGCATCCATAAGGATTTTTTTGCCTTTTCCGTTTACTTTATCATGGCTGTCCATTGCGCCAATCACCACTTTCTTAAAACCAATTTCTTTTAATTTCAATGAACAAGGTGGCGTTTTTCCGAAATGCGCACAAGGTTCTAGGGAAACATAAATGGTAGATTCTGGTAAAAGTTCTATGTTTTTCACAGAATTGATGGCGTTTATTTCTGCATGAGGTTCACCCGCTTTTTGGTGAAAACCTTCGCCTATGATTACATCATTATGAACAATTACTGCGCCGACTAAAGGATTTGGATATGTTTTTCCAGTCGCTTTTTTGGCAAGTTCTATACAGCGTTTTATGTAAGTTTCGTGATTCATTTTATTTGAAAAAAAATTCCGAAAGAAATTCCGGAATTAGTTTGTTTTTAAATTTACAGAAGGAATGTTCATGGTAATAATTCCTTCTAAAAGTTTATTTCTTTTTTTGCCGATTGATTTTTGGAAGTCCTTAGCATTTCCAGTAGATTTTTCTTTATACGCTACAATCATAAAAGTGCTTCCTTCGCCTAATAGGGTGTTTCTGAATCTGTAGATGTTATAATCTGCTAATTCTACTTCTGTTACCTCTTGTTTTTTATCTTTTGGAACATTAGTTGTCATGAAGTCTACAATAAACTCAGTTCCGTTAGGGTTTTCGGTAATATTGTAAGTGCAATACTTGTCAGTTTCTGCTCTTCTGTCTAGCTCTTCTGTTTTTTGATAAGTAGCTTCTTTAGCATCTATATTTTTATTGAAAAAATAAATGGTAATTACCGCAGAAGCATCTTCTATTCTTTCGTCTTCTAAAATGTATTCTTGTACAAATTGGACTTTAGATTTTTGCTGAGCAGAAGCCAATACATATTTGCTTTCGTTAAAAGTAAGTTCTGGCACACCAATTAAGTCTTCGGTGTTTTGTGAATAAAAAATCCCCGAAAATAGTAAAATTACAACTATCGAAAACAGTTTATGTATCATGCTATTCTCCCGAAATAATGTGGTGAAGATTTTGTTTTAACATTTCTAACTGAGCTTTTTTGTCATCAATCTTATCAAAAGTATCTTTCAATAAAGGATTATCACGAGATACTTTGCCAAAGAAGCCTAAGTTGTTTTCTAATTTTACAATTTCAGCTTCTAAATCAGCTACTTGATTTTTGATTTTTCTAGCTTTATCAGTTAATTGAGATTCAGTAAGACCTTCTTCTTTCAAATCAAATTCATTGATTTTGTTTAGTCTTAATTTTTCTCTCATTGTTTTATTAAACTCTGTATTGATAGCCATTTTATCTCTTGGTACTTTTCCGATGTTGTTCCAAGCAGTTTTAATGTTTTCAATTTTTTCTACGCTTCCTTCTTCGTCCCCAATTTCTTTTAATTCATCTAAAAGCGCACGTTTTTGTTTGTAATTTTCTTTCCAGTCGTCTGTTACAGCATTGTTTTTAGTTCTGTAATTGTTGAAAAACGTGTTGCAAGCTTCACGGAAATCATCCCAAACTTTATTGGTCATACTTCTAGGAACATGACCTATTTTTTTCCAGTCTTCTTGTAATTTTTTGAACAATGGAACTGCAATTTCCCAATCTTCAGAATTCATATTATCCTGAGCAGTTTGTATGAGTTTCAGTTTTTCTTCTAAATTGGTGTGCTGAGAGTTTTTTAGCCCTTTGTAGAATTCATTTTTCTTCGCATTAAAAGCTCTAAGCGCTAATTTAAATTCGTTCCAGTTTTGGTTAGAAATTTTTCTAGGAACACTTCCTAATTTTAAGAAATCTGCTCTTAGACTTTCTACGGTATTGATGGCATTTTGCCAATAGTTATGATTTGGTGCTTTATCTGGAGAAGTCAGTTTTTTAATCGTTTCTATAATCTGATTTTTCTTCTCTAAATTTGCTTGCTGTTCGCCTTCGATTACTGCTAATAATTCTGATTTTCTTTCGTGAATTTTGTTAGAAATTTCTTTGAATTCTTCCCAAGTTTTATCACGAAATTCTTCAGCAACTGGTTCAGCTTCTTCTTTCCAAAGCTTGTGTAAAAACTGTAATTCGTTTAATGCTTTTTGTACTACAGGTTCGTTTTGTAATTCTTTGGCTCTGGCAATAATATGCTGTCTTTTTTCTAGATTATGTGCGTATTCTTGCTCTCTGTATTCTTTATTTAAATCTAACATTTGATAGAAATTATTCAAATGATAGAAATAATTATTATTAAGATTTTTGAATTCTGATTTTGCTACTTGTCCAGCGTTGCTCCATTCTTCTTTAATTTCTCTGATGGCGCGGAAAAGATTGGTATTAGGTTCAGAATGGGTATATAGGTTTTTTAGCTTTTCTATGATTGAGATTCTCTTTTCGAGATTGTCTTTTTGCTCAGATTCTTGTTTTCTGTGGAAAACATCATATTTTTCTTTGAAAATATTGCTTAGTGCAGAAACTTTTGATTGAAGAGGATGTTCATAATGTGCATCTGCTTCTTTTTGGTCTTCACTTTCTAGGTTTATTTTGTGAAGAAGCATTTCTTTTACTGCATTAAATTTTTTATGATTAGCTCCAGCATCTTCAGCATTAATCAGTGCTTCTAACTTGGTCATTAATTCACCCGAAGTCATTTTTTCATGTTCGTGGTGTTCTACCATATCATGAGTTTCTTCTTCATGAACTTCTGAATCATGACTTTCTTGATGAGCAACAGTTTGATTAGCAGTTTCTTCGTTTGGATTTAGAATGTTTTCTTGAGCTTCAGAATTAGGGTTATCTGTAATCATAGCAAATTAATTTTAAAAGTAATATGCTTTTTTCAAACACTTTTTTTGAATGTTTGAACGCATTTCGGCACTAAATTAAGGGTTTTTTATGAAATATGCAATTTTTTTGAAAGCGAGATGAGTGTGTTCACTTTCAAAAATTACATCTGTCTAAATCTTTGATGGCTCATAAGTGTTTACATTTCTTCATTCCAAATTTCCCAAGCTTTTTCGGCTTGTTGTTCTAGCATGAAATAACCGTTAATGGTTTTAGCGCCTTTTTCGGCAGCATTTTTTAGAAATTTAGAAAGAGTAGGGTTGTAAATTAAATCGATGACGAGATGATTTTCTGTAATATTTTCAAATGGGAAGACAAGAGTTTCTTCTACATTAGGAAAAGTCCCAACTGGTGTACATTGTATAATGATGAGGTTCTCTAGAACTTGATTTTCAGCGAGATTCTGATAATTAATTTCTGTATTTCTAGAAACTGTAATAAACGGAATATTATTCTTTTTCAATACAAATTGAATGGCTTTTGCAGCACCGCCATTTCCTAAAACAATGGCAGATTTTTGATGTGGTTTTTTGTGCAGTAGAAGTGTTTTTTCAAATCCAAATGCATCGGTATTGAAACCTTTTGTTTTTCCGTTTTTGATGGAAATACAATTGATGGCGCCTATTTCTTGGGCTTCTTCGCTCAGTTCGTCTAGATAAGGAATAATTTGTTCTTTGTATGGAATGGTCACATTAAGTCCTACAAGATTTTCGGTTTGAAAAATAGCAGGAATAGTCTGAAGATTTTCGATGTCAAATACTTCATAGGAATGGTTTTTCAAGAAAAGTTTTTGAAATTTCTGTTCGAAATATTTTTTTGAAAACGAGTAGGAAATATTTCTTCCTATAAGACCTAATTTTACTGATTTTTCCATAGTTCAAAGGTAATAAAAAAGGCTGGAAATTTTTCCAGCCTCGCAATGATTTGTATCAAGTTTATTCTATGATTATTTTCTGGCTTTGATTATCGTAAGTGATAATGTAGTTGCCTTTTGGTAAGTTTTTAAGATTAAGTTTATTGGTTTTAGCAAATGGTTTTACAGCTTCGTAAAATAATTTACCGTTCATGTCGTACACTTTTACATTTTCCACTCCTTGAATGTTTCCTTTAAAGAAAACTTCTTTATTTTTAACAGGATTTGGATAAATGCTAATTTCTGAATTTAGATTTTCATTAGGCATCATTCTCGCAGTTCCTGTTGGGTTTACAGTGCCAATATTAGAGCAAGTATCTACAGTGTAAGAAGTCCACTCAGAAGCCAAATAAGTAGTTCTAGGTTTAGAAACATTTCTTCTTAATGTTACATCTATTGCAAAATTCGCAGATGAACCAGAAGTTCCGATAATGTCTATCAAAACATTGTTTTTGAATAAACCTACGGTATCATTTCCATTAAAATCTAAATTAGTAGTTTTTAAATTGATGGTTCCGCCACAAGTAAGCGCATAAGAACTATGAGCTACTACATAAGTAGTATTGTTGGCCAATGTTCCAGATAATGTAGCAACTGCAGTCCAAGATGTAGAACCGTTTACTTGTTTTTTGATAGAATAAGCAGATAATGCGATTGAGGAACCCGTTCTGTTGCTTATTTCAATGGCTTTGTTATTACTGCTTCCTTCTAAATATTCTGAAAAATATAATTCTGTAAAAGTTGCAGCAGCTGTAGTGGTTAAAGATAAAGCTGTAGAACTTGCAGAAGAATTTCCTGCTGCGTCATAAGCTTGAACGGTTATAGAATAAGTAGTTCCAGCTGTTAAACCTGTTAAACCATAAGATGTAGAAGTAGAAGTCCCAACTTGAGTTCCGTTTCTGAAAATTTTATACCCGGTTACACCCACGTTATCTGTAGAAGCCGTCCAAGAAACGGTAGCAGAAGTTTGGGTAATATTGCTTGAAGTTAATCCAGAAGGTACAGACGGAGCTGTAATATCAGCGGTATTATTGTCAGTGGTTAAAGATAAAGCTGTAGAACTTGCAGAAGAATTTCCTGCTGCGTCATAAGCTTGAGCAGTAATAGAATAGGTAGTTCCTGCTGTTAAGCCAGTTAGGTTATAAGATGTAGAAGTAGAGGTGCCTACTTGAGTTCCGTTTCTGAAAATTTTATAACCTGTTACGCCTACATTATCAGTAGAAGCCGTCCATGAAATGGTAGCAGATGTAGTGGTAATTGAGCTAGCAGTTAAATTGCTAGGAATTGTAGGAGCGGTGGTGTCTGTAGAAGTTCCTCCCCAGATTAAACCTACATATTCTGGATGGTCAATAAAAGGATTTCTATTTCCTTGAAAAGTGTAAGATGCGTTATTTCTATTGATTTCTGCTTGAGAAACTGGGTCTGCATTATGCCATGCCAAAAGTACATCTCTTTCCCAAGTTTGTAAACCTGGATAAGCAGAAGTTCCTAGCATGTTACCAGTGGTAAAAGTAGAGAGTTTTGATTCGTATCTTGTCACAAAATAGAAGATCATTCTAGCAATATCTCCTTTGAATTCATCAATAGGTTCGAAAACCGTTCCTGCGTAACCAGCAGAAATAGAATTTCCTAGTTTTCCTCCATTTCTAGAAGTGAAAGTTACTGTTCCTACTTTACCGAAAGGATAGTTGCTTCTCATTCCGTTTACTTTGCCATCAGTTGCTCTAATATGATGTACATCAGAAACCATAGGTGCAGCTTGGCTAAATAAACTCTGAGGAACTACATGTTCTCTGTTATAACAATCACCTTCTACAGAATAAGTACCGCATTGATCGGTGGTTACTATAAATTTATAAGGGTCTGTTCCTGATGGGTTTTCTGAGTACATATCTAAGATGCTTCCATCATTCTCGTAGTTTTGGTCTATGTCTGTAGTTTTATAAGCAGTCCATAATCCTGCATACCCTTTGTCTACGTGTCCGTTGGTAATAATTGTAGAAAGTTTGGTTTTAAGTGCTGCTCCCGATAAACCAGTGGCGCTGTCATAATATCCAGTAGGGATTTGAGAAAATAAAGAGGTGCTAATTAAGAAAAGCACCATGAATAGGTAGTTTTTTGTCTTCATAAATTTTGATTTTTAACTAACCTAAAATAATGAATTTTAATATATCAAAAATTAACAATTGATTAATTTTTTGTAATTTTTTTAAAAAATATGTAATACTTTGATACTCTTTTAGAAAGAATAAATAATAAAGTTATTTTATTTTGCATAAAAAAGCCAAGGCAATATACCTTGGCTTTTATAATTATTATTTTTTGTTTTTATTGTAAAATTATTTTCTCAGACTTTTCGTCGGTTTTTATGAAATAAACACCCTTTGGTAGCTCATGGACTTTAATAGAAGTATTTTTGATAAAAGGATTATTTATTTTTTTCATGAGTTTTCCTTCTATGGAATAAATTTCTAAAAATTTTATTGCCTTTAAATTTTCACCACTGAAGAAAATTTCACCATTTTTTATAGGATTAGGATATATGGTGAAATATTTTTTTATGGCCTGTTCTGTAGCTAAAGGTTGAGGGTTTACAATTCCTAGATTATCACAGTTGGCAGAAGTAGAAGAGATTGTATAAGAGTCCCATTCCGTAATGTCAAATGTGGTAGAAGGGGTGTTGGTTTTTTTTCTCAGATTTACATCTTCTGCAAATATAGTAGCGTTGTTAAAAGTTCCTATAATGTCTATTAAAGTCCCAGATTTAAATAAACCAATTGGGTCATTCCCATTAAAATCTAGAGGTGAACCACTAACGGATTGTGCTGTAAATGTACAAGATAAAACTGTAGAAGAATTCTTAAGTGCAATAGTTGAGTTTGGACTTAAATTTCCTGAGAGTATCAATTCATTTACCCAGCTTCCAGCTCCGTTTGCTTGTTTTTTAATTGAATAATTGGATAAAGAAACAGTAGAAGAAGTAGGGTTGGTGATTTCAATAGCTTTGTTATT contains the following coding sequences:
- a CDS encoding DUF349 domain-containing protein, which gives rise to MITDNPNSEAQENILNPNEETANQTVAHQESHDSEVHEEETHDMVEHHEHEKMTSGELMTKLEALINAEDAGANHKKFNAVKEMLLHKINLESEDQKEADAHYEHPLQSKVSALSNIFKEKYDVFHRKQESEQKDNLEKRISIIEKLKNLYTHSEPNTNLFRAIREIKEEWSNAGQVAKSEFKNLNNNYFYHLNNFYQMLDLNKEYREQEYAHNLEKRQHIIARAKELQNEPVVQKALNELQFLHKLWKEEAEPVAEEFRDKTWEEFKEISNKIHERKSELLAVIEGEQQANLEKKNQIIETIKKLTSPDKAPNHNYWQNAINTVESLRADFLKLGSVPRKISNQNWNEFKLALRAFNAKKNEFYKGLKNSQHTNLEEKLKLIQTAQDNMNSEDWEIAVPLFKKLQEDWKKIGHVPRSMTNKVWDDFREACNTFFNNYRTKNNAVTDDWKENYKQKRALLDELKEIGDEEGSVEKIENIKTAWNNIGKVPRDKMAINTEFNKTMREKLRLNKINEFDLKEEGLTESQLTDKARKIKNQVADLEAEIVKLENNLGFFGKVSRDNPLLKDTFDKIDDKKAQLEMLKQNLHHIISGE
- a CDS encoding shikimate dehydrogenase family protein — its product is MEKSVKLGLIGRNISYSFSKKYFEQKFQKLFLKNHSYEVFDIENLQTIPAIFQTENLVGLNVTIPYKEQIIPYLDELSEEAQEIGAINCISIKNGKTKGFNTDAFGFEKTLLLHKKPHQKSAIVLGNGGAAKAIQFVLKKNNIPFITVSRNTEINYQNLAENQVLENLIIIQCTPVGTFPNVEETLVFPFENITENHLVIDLIYNPTLSKFLKNAAEKGAKTINGYFMLEQQAEKAWEIWNEEM
- a CDS encoding endonuclease, coding for MKTKNYLFMVLFLISTSLFSQIPTGYYDSATGLSGAALKTKLSTIITNGHVDKGYAGLWTAYKTTDIDQNYENDGSILDMYSENPSGTDPYKFIVTTDQCGTYSVEGDCYNREHVVPQSLFSQAAPMVSDVHHIRATDGKVNGMRSNYPFGKVGTVTFTSRNGGKLGNSISAGYAGTVFEPIDEFKGDIARMIFYFVTRYESKLSTFTTGNMLGTSAYPGLQTWERDVLLAWHNADPVSQAEINRNNASYTFQGNRNPFIDHPEYVGLIWGGTSTDTTAPTIPSNLTASSITTTSATISWTASTDNVGVTGYKIFRNGTQVGTSTSTSYNLTGLTAGTTYSITAQAYDAAGNSSASSTALSLTTDNNTADITAPSVPSGLTSSNITQTSATVSWTASTDNVGVTGYKIFRNGTQVGTSTSTSYGLTGLTAGTTYSITVQAYDAAGNSSASSTALSLTTTAAATFTELYFSEYLEGSSNNKAIEISNRTGSSIALSAYSIKKQVNGSTSWTAVATLSGTLANNTTYVVAHSSYALTCGGTINLKTTNLDFNGNDTVGLFKNNVLIDIIGTSGSSANFAIDVTLRRNVSKPRTTYLASEWTSYTVDTCSNIGTVNPTGTARMMPNENLNSEISIYPNPVKNKEVFFKGNIQGVENVKVYDMNGKLFYEAVKPFAKTNKLNLKNLPKGNYIITYDNQSQKIIIE